In one window of Notolabrus celidotus isolate fNotCel1 chromosome 15, fNotCel1.pri, whole genome shotgun sequence DNA:
- the sema4e gene encoding semaphorin-4E, giving the protein MHPLLSLCVLWLLPLASTLEEDSPLDCVPRRSVPYHRDNAHLFREEGVFNYSTMLLREDLDLLMLGAREAVFALDLKDISKKHALVKWEVTQQQEDECENKGKDPETECKNYIRILHKTEDGRMYVCGTNAFDPECDYMSYADGKLTLEKKGEDGKGKCPFDPFQRYASIMFDNSLYSATSMNFLGSEPVLMRSSPASIRTYFKSSWLNEPNFVSMTQMLESEMSEDGDDDKVYVFFSETAVECDCYNKLVVSRVARVCKGDLGGQRTLQKKWTSFLKARLDCPVLESQLPYIIQDTYRWCDPQQPWKDCLFFAVFTPQSDTSDLSAVCAYSVSDISRVFAEGKYKAPVPVETSFVKWVMYSGDVPFPRPGACIDNAARKEGITQTLDLPDRTLQFIKDKPLMDQAIQPIGEKPLLVRRGAAFTRIIVNEVQAADGNKYHVMFVGTEEGTLVKAVNYDEEMFIIEEVQLFQSPEPIKILKFSKSTGQIYAGSDYGVAQVPLATCERSSSCMDCVLTRDPYCGWDKVERRCVFLSNSQRELVQSVKDGDASLCQDADPVKPMNQSIWPGGNLKLRCTAPSNLAKTTWERDGSPLTPATRLQFLPDGLLILNASDSDAGWYRCLSTERSKADEYSTAVAEYQVSMGQAGTGGGTVIFPRAQVDSPSVAGLHVVVALLVVSLLALLAWNFYKGHIPLPCVRKNRQQSQVTNEQGGLYQNAPRPALAEDKPLVVGTDNGRSNNNHTREAASSAAEEHDDPIVNLPTLKYIDDESEI; this is encoded by the exons ATGCATCCACTGCTTTCCCTCTGCGTCCTTTGGCTGCTGCCCCTGGCCTCGACGCTGGAAGAAGACTCACCACTCGACTGTGTCCCCCGCAGATCTGTGCCATATCATA GGGACAATGCACACCTGTTCCGAGAGGAGGGAGTGTTCAACTACTCTACCATGCTGTTGAGAGAAGATCTGGACCTGCTGATGCTAGGTGCCAGGGAGGCAGTGTTTGCTCTTGATCTCAAAGACATCTCCAAGAAACATGCTTTG GTTAAATGGGAAGTGACACAACAACAGGAAGATGAGtgtgaaaacaaaggaaaagatCCTGAG ACGGAATGCAAGAACTACATCAGGATCCTGCACAAGACAGAGGATGGCAGGATGTATGTGTGTGGAACTAATGCCTTCGATCCTGAGTGTGATTACATG TCCTATGCAGACGGGAAACTGACTCTTGAAAAGAAGGGAGAGGATGGCAAAGGAAAATGTCCGTTTGATCCTTTCCAAAGATACGCGTCCATCATGTTCG ACAACAGCCTGTACTCAGCCACTTCCATGAACTTCCTTGGCTCTGAACCTGTCCTGATGCGCAGTTCTCCTGCCTCCATACGCACTTACTTCAAGAGCTCCTGGCTAAACG AGCCCAATTTTGTCTCCATGACTCAGATGCTAGAGAGCGAGATGAGTGAGGATGGAGACGATGACAAGGTGTACGTGTTCTTCAGTGAGACTGCTGTGGAGTGCGACTGCTACAACAAACTGGTGGTCTCCCGTGTGGCCCGTGTCTGTAAG GGGGATCTTGGAGGTCAGAGGACATtgcagaagaaatggacatCCTTCCTGAAAGCTAGACTGGACTGTCCGGTGCTTGAGTCTCAGCTGCCGTACATTATCCAGGACACGTACCGCTGGTGTGACCCCCAGCAACCCTGGAAAGACTGTTTATTCTTCGCCGTCTTCACACCACAATC ggacacatcagatctttctGCAGTGTGTGCGTACAGCGTGTCCGACATTAGCAGAGTGTTTGCAGAGGGGAAGTACAAGGCCCCGGTCCCCGTAGAAACCTCTTTTGTTAAGTGGGTGATGTATAGCGGAGATGTCCCCTTCCCTCGTCCCGGGGCT TGTATAGACAATGCTGCCCGTAAAGAGGGAATAACTCAAACTCTGGACCTCCCAGACCGGACCCTTCAATTTATCAAAGATAAACCTCTCATGGACCAAGCTATCCAGCCAATCGGAGAGAAGCCTCTGTTGGTGCGAAGGGGAGCTGCATTCACACGCATCATAGTCAACGAAGTGCAGGCAGCAGATGGCAATAAGTACCATGTGATGTTTGTTGGCACAG AGGAAGGCACACTAGTGAAAGCTGTGAACTACGATGAGGAAATGTTCATCATAGAAGAAGTACAACTCTTTCAGTCCCCAGAACCAATCAAGATCCTCAAATTCTCCAAAAGCACG GGTCAGATCTATGCAGGCTCAGACTACGGAGTTGCGCAAGTACCACTGGCCACCTGTGAGAGATCCTCATCCTGTATGGACTGTGTGTTAACCAGAGACCCGTACTGTGGCTGGGACAAAGTTGAGAGGAGATGTGTTTTCCTTTCAAACTCACAGAG aGAACTAGTCCAAAGTGTAAAAGATGGCGACGCATCTCTTTGCCAAGATGCCG ATCCTGTTAAGCCTATGAATCAGTCTATCTGGCCAGGGGGGAACCTGAAGCTTCGCTGCACTGCACCTTCCAACCTGGCAAAAACCACATGGGAGCGGGATGGCAGCCCTCTGACACCAGCGACTCGACTTCAGTTTCTACCAGATGGTCTGTTAATCCTGAACGCCTCAGATTCGGATGCTGGTTGGTACCGCTGCCTTTCTACTGAGCGCTCCAAAGCTGACGAGTATTCAACTGCTGTGGCTGAGTACCAGGTCAGCATGGGTCAAGCAGGCACAGGAGGTGGGACTGTGATTTTTCCCAGGGCTCAGGTGGACAGCCCCTCTGTGGCTGGGCTACACGTCGTAGTTGCGCTTCTTGTGGTTTCTCTTCTTGCACTGTTGGCCTGGAACTTTTACAAAGGCCACATCCCGTTGCCCTGCGTGAGGAAGAACAGACAGCAATCCCAGGTGACCAATGAGCAGGGGGGTCTTTACCAAAATGCACCAAGGCCTGCACTGGCGGAGGACAAGCCTCTTGTGGTGGGAACAGACAATGGCCGCAGTAATAATAACCACACCAGGGAGGCAGCAAGTAGTGCAGCAGAAGAGCACGATGATCCAATAGTTAATCTTCCAACTTTGAAATATATTGATGATGAGTCAGAAATTTGA
- the cactin gene encoding cactin — MSSKSRRRSRSRSRNRSRDRRNKSKKSRSRSPEDRRPRSRSADPKRTVRRPERSGSRDSSDVSPGRRRPGPRGRSGSRSGSESDRRRGPNRTRSQSRGRSSSSDSDDHNMRRKRQEMENRRGISRERRKGRSDSSDRSSDRERKRRESPVRDRQKGNEDKGRRRSNSRDRDRERRGEREKSREQRKRSEDRERGRSVRSREMTDKDRGRRPSSSPDSSDSSGSDCEDRAAKEKEGKKNQREMMKALETPEEKRARRLAKKEAKEKKRREKMGWSEEYMGYTNADNPFGDNNLLGTFKWQKALDKKGIGHLGEKELKERNKCIQEENRRELQKVKQLRLEREREKAMRETELEMLQREKEAEHFKTWAEQEDNFHLQQAKLRSKIRIRDGRAKPIDLLAKYISAEDDDLAVEMHEPYTFLNGLTVTDMDDLLEDIKVYMELEQGKNVDFWRDMTTITEDEISKLRKLEASGKGPGDRREGINTAVSTDVQIVFKGKTYSQLQALHLNIETKIVAGGSNLDIGYWESLLQQVRVYMARARLRERHQDVLRQKLFKLKQEQGVESEPLFPIIKEEQRSDEEDEREEQTRATEHTGQSSSPFTRHRNRGTEEDDEEAGPSTSTAENQDGDEGEKDDKKDEEKGEVVEAVLTEEDLIQQSQAEYDSGRYSPSLLMQSELPLDTHTITPEEDTHRLQLARRQMQVTGDASESAEDAFVRRAREGMGNDEAQFSVEFPVTGKMYLWADKYRPRKPRFFNRVHTGFEWNKYNQTHYDFDNPPPKIVQGYKFNIFYPDLIDKRSTPQYFLEPSPDNKDFGILRFHAGPPYEDIAFKIVNREWEYSHRHGFRCQFANGIFQLWFHFKRYRYRR; from the exons ATGAGTTCGAAATCACGACGTCGGTCCCGTTCCAGGTCCAGAAATCGGAGCCGCGATCGTCGGAACAAAtccaaaaagagcaggtctagatctcCAGAAGACAGGAGACCCCGCAGCCGGTCTGCAGACCCCAAAAGAACCGTCCGTAGACCGGAACGGTCTGGCAGCAGGGACTCCAGCGATGTCTCGCCTGGCCGACGTCGGCCGGGGCCCAGGGGCCGTTCAGGTTCTCGCAGCGGGTCGGAGAGCGACAGAAGGCGAGGACCAAACCGGACCAGGAGCCAGTCCAGGGGTCGATCATCAAG ctctgattcagatgatcacaacatgaggagaaagagacaagaaatgGAAAACCGCAGAGGGATCTCTcgagagaggagaaagggaagATCTGATTCCAGTGACAGAAGCAGTgacagagaaaggaagagacGAGAGAGTccagtcagagacagacagaaagggaACGAAGACAAAGGAAGGCGGAGGAGCAACAGcagggacagagacagggaaaggagaggagaaagagaaaaaagtcgAGAGCAAAGGAAGAGGAGTGAAGACAGGGAACGAGGGAGGAGTGTGAGAAGCAGAGAGAtgacagacaaagacagagggaggcgGCCCTCCAGCTCACCTGATTCATCTGATAGCTCAGGGTCTGATTGCGAGGACCGTGCAGCTAAAGAAAAGGAAGGGAAGAAAAATCAGAGGGAGATGATGAAAGCTCTGGAGACACCAGAAGAGAAGAGGGCTAGGAGGCTGGCAAAGAAGGAagcaaaggaaaagaaaaggagagagaagatgGGCTGGAGTGAGGAGTACATGGGATATACCAACGCAGACAATCCCTTTGGTGACAACAACTTATTGGGCACATTTAAATGGCAAAAG gCGCTGGATAAGAAAGGTATCGGCCATCTTGGTGAAAAAGAGCTTAAAGAACGGAACAAATGTATTCAGGAGGAGAACCGCAGAGAGCTGCAGAAG GTGAAACAGCTGCGtctggagagggagagagaaaaggccATGAGAGAGACGGAGCTGGAGATGCtgcagagggagaaggaggcagAGCATTTCAAAACATGGGCGGAGCAGGAGGACAACTTCCATCTGCAACAGGCCAAATTACG GTCTAAGATCAGAATCCGGGATGGTCGTGCCAAACCTATTGACCTTTTGGCAAAGTACATCAGTGCAGAGGATGATGATCTTGCTGTGGAGATGCATGAGCCGTACACCTTTCTCAACGGGCTCACAGTCACTGACATGGATGATCTGCTGGAGGACATTAAG GTGTACATGGAGTTGGAGCAAGGCAAGAACGTGGACTTCTGGAGAGACATGACCACCATCACAGAGGACGAGATTAGCAAACTGAGAAAACTGGAGGCCTCTGGGAAAGGACCAG GCGATCGTCGGGAGGGCATTAACACAGCTGTGAGCACAGATGTACAGATAGTGTTCAAAGGAAAGACATACAGCCAGCTGCAAGCGCTGCACCTGAACATTGAGACCAAGATTGTGGCTGGAGGATCTAATCTGGATATCGGTTACTGGGAGAGTCTGCTGCAGCAAGTCAGAGTCTACATGGCCAGAGCAAG gTTGAGAGAGCGACACCAGGATGTGCTGCGCCAGAAGCTGTTCAAGCTGAAACAAGAACAAGGAGTAGAGAGTGAACCTTTGTTCCCCATCAtcaaagaggagcagaggagtgaTGAGGAAGA TGAGAGAGAAGAGCAAACAAGGGCAACTGAACACACCGGCCAGTCTTCATCCCCCTTCACCAGACACAGGAACAGAGGAACTGAAGAGGATGACGAAGAGGCGGGTCCATCAACATCCACAGCAGAAAACCAAGATGGGGACGAGGGTGAAAAGGATGAcaagaaggatgaggagaaagGGGAGGTGGTGGAGGCCGTGCTGACAGAGGAGGACCTAATCCAGCAAAGCCAGGCGGAGTACGACTCCGGTCGCTACAGTCCCTCGCTGCTCATGCAGTCCGAGCTGCCGCTGGACACGCACACCATCACACCGgaagaggacacacacagactgcagTTAGCGCGCAGACAGATGCAGGTCACAG GTGATGCCAGCGAGAGCGCTGAAGACGCCTTTGTACGACGTGCCAGAGAAGGCATGGGCAACGACGAGGCCCAGTTCAGCGTTGAGTTCCCTGTCACGGGTAAAATGTACCTGTGGGCTGACAAATACCGTCCCAGGAAGCCCCGCTTCTTTAACAGGGTCCATACTGGCTTTGAGTGGAACAAATACAACCAGACACATTATGACTTCGACAATCCACCACCCAAGATTGTCCAGGGTTACAAGTTCAACATCTTTTACCCAGACCTGATCGACAAGCGTTCCACCCCGCAGTACTTCCTCGAGCCCAGTCCAGACAACAAGGACTTTGGGATTTTGAGGTTTCATGCAGGTCCTCCTTATGAAGATATTGCTTTTAAGATAGTAAACAGGGAGTGGGAGTACTCGCATAGACACGGCTTCCGCTGTCAGTTTGCCAATGGTATCTTCCAGCTCTGGTTCCACTTCAAGAGATACCGCTACAGGAGGTAG